The Candidatus Neomarinimicrobiota bacterium region GGATATCCCCTGCTCTAATCACCTCTGCCGTAATAGGGTGCCGTCGTGTTATCGTGCATGAGCACTTTATGAACCGGTCCTGTCAGGGAACTGATGTACAGGAACTTATCGTGCCAGGTCAAAAAGCCCAGGTCACCAGCCAGAGTCACCACGGATTTCAGGGTGCCTGAGGGATCGACCTTGATGAGCGCGTTGGCACCTTCGCTTATACCGCTAACATACATGGAACCGTCGGTACCAAAGGTAATATCGTTCACCCGGCCACTCACGGTTGTTTCGACGGTATCGATTTCTCCTACACTGTCTTCGGTAAACGCCAGCTTGAAGATGATTCCGGTTGTCCTCTCATTCACGAATACGGCATCCCCGAATACTCGGCAATACGCCTTTTCTGCTGTTCCCGGCAATTCGGCTACCTTCTCGGTTGTACCGTCGCTTGAAATCCGGTAGAGATGCCTATTCGCGTTATCGACCACAAAAAGGTTCCCGAAGCGGTCGAAATCCATTCCCCAGGGATTAGGCACCGTCGTCCATTCCTCGAAGCTGCCCCCACCGGGTGGAATCCGGTAGATCAGGCCCTCACCGTTCCCGGCCGCATACAGGCTTCCATCCGGTCCCATCCGCAGGCCGCCATCGACCTTGAGCGTAGAACCGAATGCGTATACTGTCCGCACACCACCCGGTGTATCCTTATAAATTGCGCGCAGCCGCTGGTTCATCAGGTACATGTTCCCATCGGTATCAAACGCCAGCCCCCGCGGCTGGGTGAATTTCTCCTCGGGATGACCAGCAGGATACTCACTGGCTACATAGACATGGGCCATGGGCTTGAAAATGAACGAAACCTCGTTGCTCCAGCTGTAGCTGCCCTGCAAGGCGACCTTCACCAGAACAGTATCGGCAAAGAAATAGTCGATCGGGCGCGGTGTCGGAACCACCACCGCCAGGCTGTCTGCCCAGACCGTGGTCACCGTGGCGCTGGCGATCCCGAAAAAGACGAAGTTGTAGTCCGTCGAGCGGGTATCGAAACCCGAGCCGCGGATAATAACGATGTCGGTGGGATAAGCCGAACTCGGAACGACACTATCCAGCTCTGCCGTCTCAGAGTGGGCCGGATACGGATCGGGATTGTCCAAGTCGTACAGAATGTCGTCCCCGGACTCGATACAGCCGGAGAAGACCACCACCGCGGCGGCCCAGACCAGCTTCAGCATCGTAGGGAGGTTGATTGAATTAGTGCTCATTTTCCTGCAACCAATTAGACTGGAACGATTAGAAACCTATAACTACCGAAAAGGCCTGAACCTCCTGGAATTCACCGAACGGCACGTAGGCATAATCCAGACCTAGTTTCAGGGGGCCGATGCGGAAATTCGGCAGGAGACCGACGCCGTACGACACGCTCTCTTCATCGTAGTTCATCTTGTAGCC contains the following coding sequences:
- a CDS encoding IPT/TIG domain-containing protein, whose product is MSTNSINLPTMLKLVWAAAVVVFSGCIESGDDILYDLDNPDPYPAHSETAELDSVVPSSAYPTDIVIIRGSGFDTRSTDYNFVFFGIASATVTTVWADSLAVVVPTPRPIDYFFADTVLVKVALQGSYSWSNEVSFIFKPMAHVYVASEYPAGHPEEKFTQPRGLAFDTDGNMYLMNQRLRAIYKDTPGGVRTVYAFGSTLKVDGGLRMGPDGSLYAAGNGEGLIYRIPPGGGSFEEWTTVPNPWGMDFDRFGNLFVVDNANRHLYRISSDGTTEKVAELPGTAEKAYCRVFGDAVFVNERTTGIIFKLAFTEDSVGEIDTVETTVSGRVNDITFGTDGSMYVSGISEGANALIKVDPSGTLKSVVTLAGDLGFLTWHDKFLYISSLTGPVHKVLMHDNTTAPYYGRGD